A stretch of the Vulcanisaeta souniana JCM 11219 genome encodes the following:
- the ribC gene encoding riboflavin synthase, whose protein sequence is MTVRVGIVDTTFARVDMAKYAIEELRNNEPSVIIERITVPGFKNTPWAAKQLINKGVDAVMVLGWIGPSLTDKITYAVTSMGLIMLQIEYDKPIVDVTIHEDEANNEGELFNIAVDRTRKHARNLILMLRGELTKWAGMGLRQGRPDAGPIM, encoded by the coding sequence ATGACAGTGAGAGTGGGTATTGTTGACACTACATTCGCCCGGGTTGATATGGCTAAGTACGCAATTGAGGAACTTAGGAATAATGAGCCCTCGGTAATAATAGAGAGAATAACAGTGCCTGGTTTCAAGAATACTCCCTGGGCGGCCAAGCAATTGATTAATAAGGGTGTTGACGCAGTGATGGTGCTTGGTTGGATAGGGCCTAGCCTGACGGATAAGATCACGTATGCTGTAACGTCAATGGGTTTAATAATGCTTCAAATAGAGTATGACAAGCCAATAGTGGATGTAACGATTCATGAGGACGAGGCCAATAACGAGGGGGAACTATTCAACATAGCCGTGGATAGGACGAGGAAACACGCGAGAAACCTAATACTAATGCTCAGGGGTGAGTTAACGAAGTGGGCCGGCATGGGGCTTAGGCAGGGACGACCTGACGCTGGCCCAATAATGTAA